In Rutidosis leptorrhynchoides isolate AG116_Rl617_1_P2 chromosome 6, CSIRO_AGI_Rlap_v1, whole genome shotgun sequence, the DNA window AATTTGTGAGCCACAAACTGATAAGTTGTTGAAATATGGAAAACCATTTAAGGTTGGAGTTCAATTCAAATCTAACATAAAGTTAGAAATTGGTGAGACTAAGGTAACGCTGATTTACCCACCGTTTACGACTCATGGTTTCTCGCAAAATCAGAGATTGATCGTTCCAAAGATAACGAAAGTTGAGAATAATGTGATTTGTGCGCTTGCACCGCCATCGGGTAAGATTGCGCCGCCTGGGTATTATATGATGTTTGTGAACCGTCTTGGTGTTCCTGGACATGGTATTTGGGTACATATTGACTAGTAGATATTGATGAACCTTATTTTGCATCTATAGAAATTTTTCCTAAGTTTTTTGTATCTTTTGTTGTAAATGTTTAGTTTGTAATCGAATTATCTGTAAGATTGAATCATCCTTCCGTATCTGATCATGTTAAattcaaatttatttattataactGTTATGATCTGGTTTAGAGTTGATCAGCATTTAAAATCAAAATATTTCTTATGGATCTAGAATTAGAGGTGGTGAAATGAGTGGGTCTAGCAAGTTTTGCATAGATACAcatatatcatatatgtatatacacagcaTACAAAAGGTTTACACAATATAAATTGATCAAAATATATACAACATACAAAAGGTTTACACAATATAAATTGAtcaaaaataatataaacataggaAACATTTCATGattatattgtatattattttTTACAACTACATTCATTATTAGTTTTAGACACGTAGATCCTAGTACCAATTATATTACAGTAGAATCTATTTCTTTGTATCAATATTCAATAGTACCTTTGTTAAGGGTAGCACGTCTAATTCTAATTAACCACtaaaaaataatgttaatcacctGTTTTAGTCTGATGCACAGCTGGACAAAATAACTCATCAATTTCTAGTCCTATGCACGTCAAAGTTTACTCAAACCTGAACCCTGTAACAACTCattcgtatttatttatttatttattatgtggaTGAAGATATTATTAACAGGATTATTGTGTTTATGATCTGGTTTTAACCTGAACCCTGTCACAACTCATTTGTATTAATTTATTTATTCTGTGGTAAAACACTGCAAAAACGTAAGAAATTTGTTAAATTTAAGTTGTTAAATAATATATTTGATAATTTATATAGTGGTAGAAATGTAAGAatgggctctagttattgagtcaacagcaagcgtcgatttattggcgacttgactgactcttagagcctaaattaaatttcaggcaggatttaaaacccatgaaaatttgattttatcattttcatggcgtctcaattttattttttattttattttattttttaaaaaactttttcctacttattgaccggaggtccactcggaagcaatctctctatccgtcgaatagagagagggatgattttctctacttttgagagtgttttcactctaggtggagaaatgacttgactttattctcggatagggaaaagattgtctacatctcacctcccccatacaccacttatgtggtattgggttttgttgttgttattgttgttatatgTAGTGCTATGATCATGATGAAGTTTTATAAAAGGAACTACTCGTACATATCAAACGGACAAAGTTCATTATATATTTGCTTTAGATGGGTGCTATAAAGTGGACATGTTATATCTTTTACTCATCTTATCATCTATCGCTAGTAAAAATTGCATTCCAATGCAACAACTTCGACCCATTCATCTGCTACTAGCTAGGTGTAAATTAGTACCCACAATCAACTCACCATGTAAGATTCATACTTAAATTCCATATATGAGACAGACTTATCTATTGAGGCCGTTTAGAAATGTCAAAAACTCAAAATGTAAGACAATGTCAagatataaaaaatataataactaataaataaacaaatacggAGTATTAGAGAAATATATATAACAAATCAGATATATAGGCTATATAAGGTGTCAAGAAGGCATTACAAGTGCATGCCAACACAAACTAATAACAGAAGAAAGCGAACAAGATTATCGTTTGCTCAGTTGAAATGAAAAGTTTCAAGGCTTTGGTTGCAATTGTATTAATTTCAGCAACTGCATTCCAATCATGCCTTGTCCATGCAAATTTTTATCGGGACACATATTTCAACTGGGGTGCCAAACACGCTTACATTTATAACAACGGTGATGATCTTAAGCTGGTACTCGATAATACTGCAGGTACATAAATCTCCACTATTCTGTTTTCTCAAATTTTGATCCATTTGACTTCTAAAAGTCAAACATAAATTGTAGTAGCTTTTAACATGAAATATCAATCCAATTCTAACTACAGGATCTGGTGTTCAATCGTACAAATCGTTCCTCTTCGGAAGCATTGAACTACTAATTAAGTTGGTTCCAGGAAACTCTGCAGGAACTGTAACAGCATATTATGTAGGTGCAAtaccaaataaataaataaaaataaaatgaatatataaaataaatgaatgGCCAACTGATTTATGAAAAAACCGATGCAGTTGTCCTCTACTGGCGACTATCATGACGAGATTGACTTTGAGTTCTTAGGTAACTCATCGGGTCAACCTTACACCATGCACACTAACATCTTCACCAATGGTAAAGGAAACAGAGAGCAGCAGTTTAAATTGTGGTTCGATCCAACTGCCGATTTCCATAACTACACCATCCACTGGAACCCAACTGAAGTTGTGTAAGTTTACTATTCTGTACTacttataacttaaatatatatagtttttggTTTACAAACACTAAGGGTGTGTTTGATTgcctcttaattgaatggttcaacACTCAATGTTGAGCATTCAGTACGTTTGTTTGTGACATCTGAATGATAATCGATGATCAACCGTTCAACAATctgtgctgaaccattcaga includes these proteins:
- the LOC139852403 gene encoding probable xyloglucan endotransglucosylase/hydrolase protein 26; the encoded protein is MKSFKALVAIVLISATAFQSCLVHANFYRDTYFNWGAKHAYIYNNGDDLKLVLDNTAGSGVQSYKSFLFGSIELLIKLVPGNSAGTVTAYYLSSTGDYHDEIDFEFLGNSSGQPYTMHTNIFTNGKGNREQQFKLWFDPTADFHNYTIHWNPTEVVWFVDSIPIRVFRNYNMLGVGFPNEQGMQVYSSLWNADSWATRGGLVKIDWTSAPFTAGLRLFNARACEFKGRGSIHECANPNPANWWTDPAYKQLSWDQQTKMKWVQDNYMIYNYCTDYMRFHFEMPFECSLPQY